The genomic DNA GCTGGGGGAAAACAGATCGAGATTCCCTTCGACCTGTTTGTGGCCTTTGCAACCAACCTCGACCCGAGGTCACTGGCTGATGAAGCATTCCTTCGCCGCATCCAGACAAAAATCAAAGTAGATTATGTTCCGCCCGGCCAGTTTCACGAAATCTTTCGCCGCGTGTGCCAGGAATTCAACCTGGTCTATGACGCGACTGTGGTGGACGGCGTCTTGAGCCTGCTGGCGGCCCTGCAACAACCTTTGCGTGCCTGCTATCCGCGCGACATCGCCCAGCATATCTCCTGGGCCGCCCGCTACCACGGAATCCAGCCCAAGCTGGACGGTCCGTCAGTTCGCCAGGCTTGCCGGAACTATTTCCTGGAATCGTAGCACCGCCCGGCTACCTTCCCGCCCGAATCGCGCGAAACGCCTCGGCAGCCGAGCGGACCGTAAAGTCAATATCGTCTTCTGTGTGCGCCGTCGAGACGAAAAGTGATTCAAACTGGGATGGCGGAAAATAAACCCCCCGTTCGAGCAACTCCCGGAAGAATCCTGCAAACATCGCAGAGTCAGATTTTTTCGCGGATGAGTAGTCCGTGACAGGCCCGGGATTGAAAAACGTGGTCATCATGGAGCCCATCCTGTTGACAGTGATGGGAATCCTGGTCTGGCCGGCCTGCTCCTCGAGACCGGTCGCAAGCTTCTTGCCAAGCATCTCGAGGCGATCATAAGTTCCGGGCCGCCGCAGCAATTCCAATGTCTTGGTCCCCGCAGCCACGGCCAGTGGGTTTCCAGAAAGAGTCCCAGCCTGGTAAACCGGTCCGCTGGGTGCGACCAGGTCCATCAGGGATGCTTTCCCTCCGTACGCGCCAACCGGCAGCCCTCCGCCAATCACCTTGCCGAGCGTCGTTAGGTCCGCCGAGATTCCATAAAGCTGCTGTGCCCCGCCGTAAGCGACGCGAAAGCCGGTGATGACCTCATCAAAGATCAGCACTGTTCCATGTTCCTCAGTCAGCGAGCGCAGCCGCATCAGGAATTCCGGCTTTGGCGGCACCACGCCCATGTTGCCGACTACTGGCTCGACCAACACCGCGGCCAGTTGGTTCTGGTGCCAATCGAAGGCGCTTTCAAGAGCTTCAAAATCATTGAATGGGATGGTGATCGTCAACTCGGCGAGCACCCCGGGAACGCCCGGGCTGTCCGGCAGCCCCAGAGTAGCCACGCCGGATCCGGCCCTCACCAGCAGGCTGTCGGAATGCCCGTGATAGCACCCGTCAAACTTCAGGATTTTGTCGCGCCTGGTCGCTGCCCGTGCCAGCCGCACGGCGGAAAGAA from Terriglobia bacterium includes the following:
- the hemL gene encoding glutamate-1-semialdehyde 2,1-aminomutase, with amino-acid sequence MRKKSEELFVKAIQVMPGGVNSPVRAFRAVGGTPVFMASGRGSHVKDVDGNEYVDFVLSWGPLILGHCHPEVTKELSAVLGTGTSFGASTEGEVTLAEEITRAFPSIERVRLVNSGTEAILSAVRLARAATRRDKILKFDGCYHGHSDSLLVRAGSGVATLGLPDSPGVPGVLAELTITIPFNDFEALESAFDWHQNQLAAVLVEPVVGNMGVVPPKPEFLMRLRSLTEEHGTVLIFDEVITGFRVAYGGAQQLYGISADLTTLGKVIGGGLPVGAYGGKASLMDLVAPSGPVYQAGTLSGNPLAVAAGTKTLELLRRPGTYDRLEMLGKKLATGLEEQAGQTRIPITVNRMGSMMTTFFNPGPVTDYSSAKKSDSAMFAGFFRELLERGVYFPPSQFESLFVSTAHTEDDIDFTVRSAAEAFRAIRAGR